Genomic DNA from Leptospira hartskeerlii:
TCTTTCCAGGACCGATAGGATCGCTAAATATAACGAACTTTTGAGGATCGAAGAAGAATTAGGTTCTTCTGCGGTTTACAAAGGGAGAAATACATTCTATAATCTCTGAACTTCTATGGGTATGAATCTGGCGAACAAACTGTTTTTACTTCTGCTCTTCCTTTCCGGAATGTTTTACTTCACGGTACTAGGAGAGTCAGGTTTGGTCGTACGGTCTACCCTAGAAACCAGTCTTTCCAGCCTTCGTTTGGATGTGGAAAGACTGGAGTATGAGAATAGACAATTAGAAGAAAGGCAAAAACTCCTACGTGATGATAGGTTAGCCTTGGAGAAAGAAGCCAGAAAGTATTATCTTCTCTCCGAAAACGCACAAATTATCAAATTTAGGGAGCCAGAACCAAAAGCGGAGAATCGTCCGGTCCTCGCCTCCCGTCTAATTGCTTTAAGAGCGGACCGGGATATGCCGGTCCCTCCGATCCAGTTGCTTCGCTTTTTTTACGTTTCCTTTGTAGCTTTCGTATTTATTGGAGTTTTCAGGAAATTACGGAGGAAGAAACTGGAAGAACGAACCGCTGCTTAAGGGAGCCAGAATGTCCGAGACAGAAAAAATCACCGAAGTAATCGAAGAATTAACCGGTAGCAAAATTTCCAAAAAGTTCATCGACCATAGAAAAATTTTCTTATGGGGAGCGGTTACCGATGAATCCGCAAAAGACATCGTAGGCAAACTACTCTATTTGGAAATGGCGGATCCAGGAAAAGAAATTACATTCTATATCAATAGCCCCGGAGGAGTTGTTACTTCCGGACTTACTATTTACGACACAATGAAGATGATCTCTTCTCCCGTTCATACTGTATGTATGGGACTTGCTGCTTCAATGGGATCCGTTCTTTTAGCTGCAGGTGTAAAAGGAAAAAGAACCATTTGGCCTAACGGTAAAGTGATGATCCACCAACCGAGTATCGGTGGACAGATCGTAGCTCCTGCAACTGATCTTAAGATCCAAGCAGAAGAGATCCTAAAAACAAGAGCAAGATTGAACCAAATTCTTGCAGACGCTTGCGGTCATCCTGTCGAGAAATTGGAAGAAGATACGGACAGAGACTATTATATGGACGCAGAAGAAGCGATCAAATACGGTATCGTTGACTCTCTCGCAACCAAAATCGAATTCCCAAAACAAAATTAAGGTTTTATAACTTGTCTGGTCCCTCTTCCTTAGAAGAAACCGTTAGCTCCTTTCTGGAAACGATTCCGGAAGGAGCTTCTTCTTCCGAAAAAGAAATGCCTTCCCTATTTCTGGAATTCTCTCAGTTACTATTTGATAATCCTGAACATAATTCGGAAAAAATTTTAATCTCCGACTTGGGCGGTTTTGAGTTAGATGAGTTCTTGAATTTTTATCTAGAAGATATGTTTCCCGACGATGCAAAGATCAGGGAAAAAGGAAAAGTTTTCTTAAAAAAATTCAGAAAGTTTTTAGATAAAAAAGCACTTTTAAAAAAAGAACAAGAAGAAGAGTGGAAAGAGTTTTTTAAAGAAAACGAGATCCGTTGAATCTATGGAAGCCTCTCATTTTCGACCTAAAAGATTCGTATCGGGCAAACATGCTCAAACAATTTATAGCACATTATTTCCCCCGGAAAACCCTCTTCGGACTTCTTATTACTGCGAAGACATTCTTCTCACTGTAAGTGGTGAATCCGGAGACAAACTCTGGTTAGAACATAACCCTCCCGTTTCTTCCTATCGTAAGAGCGCCATTCCTTCCAACGGAACGTATATACTCATGATCCATGGAATGGAAGGTGATTCGGAAAGTTCTTATTTAGTTTCTCTTGCAACTTCCGCTCTGGAGAGAGGATACGGTATCATTCGCATGAATCTGCGAAATTGCGGTAGAGGAAGAGGATTCGCTAGGAAATCGTATTACGCAGGTCAGTCGGAGGATGTCCAAGATGTCTTGGATTATATGTATGAGTATCTGAGTAAGAAGATCTTTGTATCTGGATTTTCACTTTCTGCAAATTTGGTCCTGAAATTTTTCGGAGAATCCAGAAATCATAAGTCTATTGCATTCTCCGCGGTCTCCCCTCCTCTGGATCTTGCAAAGAACTGTGACTTTATAGATTCACTTTCCGGAAGATTTTATAGAAATCATTTTATAAGCAGTTTTAAGAAGAAGATCAAAGAAGGTATCTTGGATCTAACTCCTTTGCAGTTGGAAAATTCCAAGAAGGTAAAAACATTTTTCGACTTTGATGATATGATCACCGCTCCTTCTTTCGGATATCCAAGTGCAATGGAATATTATAAAAAGAATTCATGTATCAATTATATCCAATCCATCACTCGTCCTGGGATACTCATTCATGCGGAGGATGATCCTGTTGTTCCGCTATTCGAGTGGAATTCTATCGATTGGGCTAAACTTCCAAACCTAAAGACCATTCTTACTAAACAAGGTGGACATGTTGGATTCGTAACTGATTCCAATCCTGACCTTCCGGACGGTCGCTGGCTTACTAAAATTCTGCTGGATTATTTCGATTCCAAATTATAATCTGCTGCCTGAAACGAAGCTTTAAACAAGTGAATTCCAAACAGACTTCTTCCAAACCCAAAAAACCTCTCCCGGCTACTTTCTTCCTAGTGGTTTCCTATGAAAATGAAGAGGCTTACTATCGTTTGAAAGAAAAAGCAGAGGATACATTCTCTCAAGCCCTATACGAATCCAAACCCCTTCCTAAATGGACCCACCAATTTGAGAATTTTCTAGATTCTCCAATCGGAAGATTCACTCGTATTCTTTCCTTAAAGCGTAGAATATCCAGAGAAGAACTTCCTAGTCTCCAAAAAGAATGTACTAAATTCCAAACCTCTTTACGCAAATCTGATGAATCGATTAGAATACTACCC
This window encodes:
- a CDS encoding FtsB family cell division protein; translated protein: MGMNLANKLFLLLLFLSGMFYFTVLGESGLVVRSTLETSLSSLRLDVERLEYENRQLEERQKLLRDDRLALEKEARKYYLLSENAQIIKFREPEPKAENRPVLASRLIALRADRDMPVPPIQLLRFFYVSFVAFVFIGVFRKLRRKKLEERTAA
- a CDS encoding ClpP family protease; the protein is MSETEKITEVIEELTGSKISKKFIDHRKIFLWGAVTDESAKDIVGKLLYLEMADPGKEITFYINSPGGVVTSGLTIYDTMKMISSPVHTVCMGLAASMGSVLLAAGVKGKRTIWPNGKVMIHQPSIGGQIVAPATDLKIQAEEILKTRARLNQILADACGHPVEKLEEDTDRDYYMDAEEAIKYGIVDSLATKIEFPKQN
- a CDS encoding YheT family hydrolase, with the translated sequence MEASHFRPKRFVSGKHAQTIYSTLFPPENPLRTSYYCEDILLTVSGESGDKLWLEHNPPVSSYRKSAIPSNGTYILMIHGMEGDSESSYLVSLATSALERGYGIIRMNLRNCGRGRGFARKSYYAGQSEDVQDVLDYMYEYLSKKIFVSGFSLSANLVLKFFGESRNHKSIAFSAVSPPLDLAKNCDFIDSLSGRFYRNHFISSFKKKIKEGILDLTPLQLENSKKVKTFFDFDDMITAPSFGYPSAMEYYKKNSCINYIQSITRPGILIHAEDDPVVPLFEWNSIDWAKLPNLKTILTKQGGHVGFVTDSNPDLPDGRWLTKILLDYFDSKL
- a CDS encoding DUF4416 family protein; its protein translation is MNSKQTSSKPKKPLPATFFLVVSYENEEAYYRLKEKAEDTFSQALYESKPLPKWTHQFENFLDSPIGRFTRILSLKRRISREELPSLQKECTKFQTSLRKSDESIRILPGYLTPYNLVLASLEEDLHRIYMFHGVFAEIIYTYQGQKWIPQQSAWEFFKHPEVLYFFTNLRESYVTSLEKR